One Jannaschia sp. GRR-S6-38 genomic window carries:
- a CDS encoding VWA domain-containing protein: protein MAHVPFRSFRSDEDGALTIFGLFIFILMMVAGGIALDLMRSEVNRTALQNTADRAVLAAASATQPRNARDVVRDYLRAAGLDEDAIYVREQSDGVSKQVTLEANVETPSLFMNVFGIDQMVTPVSTSATEAMTTLEVALVLDISGSMGGSKISNMRTAANEFVAELLKDRETITNISVVPYNDRVNLGAALAGQLPMDATHSHNYCIVFEDADFTTTGIGAGTVLSRMAHFDKDTNSWEGNAPGLVADPHCSASDTSSAVLPWANNVTTLQTHINGLNAGAWTAMDLGVRTGMLLLDPVTRPALTGLVTAGSVSYDFQSQPAAFGAPGARKVLVVMTDGANTYQWDIKDQYKSGPSGVLVFDPSWAGTAAAIAAGTDVVPTEPIQGRGNWVRDGYPIVGWDEAPATDFIYSIWSERYQAYYINYGGSGFYSYEPFGGDDAVRIDYADLWANVSTDYLADALMRDMPRSDRNRMRRAWEQTHNQTSADTNLKNACAVARSRGIIIYTIAFQAPADGKKAMEDCAGEEYKGNYFDVQGLDIASAFDGILASMNRLRLVQ, encoded by the coding sequence ATGGCCCATGTCCCCTTCCGGTCCTTCCGTTCCGACGAGGACGGCGCGCTGACGATCTTCGGCCTGTTCATCTTCATCCTGATGATGGTGGCGGGCGGGATCGCGCTCGACCTGATGCGCTCCGAGGTCAACCGCACCGCGTTGCAGAACACCGCGGACCGCGCCGTGCTGGCGGCGGCCTCGGCCACCCAGCCGCGCAACGCCCGCGACGTGGTGCGCGACTATCTGCGCGCCGCCGGCCTCGACGAGGACGCGATCTACGTGCGCGAGCAGAGCGACGGCGTCTCCAAGCAGGTGACGCTGGAAGCCAATGTCGAAACCCCCAGCCTCTTCATGAACGTCTTCGGGATCGACCAGATGGTCACCCCGGTCTCGACCTCCGCGACCGAAGCGATGACCACGCTGGAAGTGGCGCTGGTCCTCGACATCTCAGGCTCGATGGGCGGCTCGAAGATTTCGAACATGCGCACCGCGGCGAATGAATTCGTGGCGGAGCTGCTGAAGGATCGCGAAACGATCACGAATATCTCGGTCGTTCCCTACAATGACCGCGTCAACCTCGGCGCCGCCCTGGCGGGGCAGCTGCCGATGGACGCCACCCATTCGCACAACTACTGCATCGTCTTCGAAGACGCCGATTTCACCACGACCGGCATCGGGGCGGGCACCGTGCTGAGCCGGATGGCGCATTTCGACAAAGACACCAATTCCTGGGAAGGCAACGCGCCCGGCTTGGTGGCCGATCCCCATTGCTCGGCCAGCGACACCTCCAGCGCGGTCCTGCCCTGGGCAAACAACGTCACCACGCTCCAGACCCATATCAACGGCCTGAATGCCGGCGCCTGGACGGCGATGGATCTGGGCGTGCGCACGGGCATGCTGCTGCTCGACCCGGTGACGCGGCCCGCACTGACCGGCCTCGTCACCGCCGGCAGCGTCTCCTACGACTTCCAGAGCCAGCCGGCTGCCTTCGGCGCCCCCGGCGCGCGCAAGGTGCTGGTCGTGATGACCGACGGCGCGAACACCTACCAGTGGGACATCAAGGACCAGTACAAGTCCGGCCCCTCCGGCGTCCTGGTCTTCGACCCGAGCTGGGCAGGCACCGCCGCGGCGATCGCGGCCGGCACCGACGTCGTGCCGACCGAGCCGATCCAGGGGCGTGGCAACTGGGTGCGCGACGGCTATCCGATCGTCGGCTGGGACGAGGCGCCCGCGACCGACTTCATCTACTCGATCTGGTCGGAGCGGTATCAGGCCTATTACATCAACTACGGCGGCAGCGGCTTCTACAGCTACGAGCCCTTCGGCGGCGACGACGCGGTGCGGATCGACTATGCCGATCTCTGGGCCAACGTCTCGACCGACTACTTGGCAGATGCGCTCATGCGGGACATGCCGCGCAGCGACCGCAACCGGATGCGCAGAGCCTGGGAGCAGACCCACAACCAGACCAGCGCCGACACCAATCTGAAGAACGCCTGCGCTGTGGCGCGCTCGCGGGGCATCATCATCTACACGATCGCCTTCCAGGCGCCCGCCGACGGAAAGAAGGCGATGGAGGACTGCGCCGGCGAAGAATACAAAGGCAATTACTTCGACGTCCAAGGCCTCGATATCGCGAGCGCGTTCGACGGGATCCTGGCCTCGATGAACCGCCTGAGGCTCGTCCAATGA
- a CDS encoding TadE/TadG family type IV pilus assembly protein — translation MTGVAHAHIGGAALHAARLSTRVMDLVDRLLGFEADEAGAPDRESGGITVEFTILLPVFLAIFMASFEASMLLTRQVMLERGVDMATRDIRLDGASGLSQIEMRDEICARARILPDCANNLLIELTEIDQDTYDLPTTDTPCVDRSDADDETANWIGSRADKMILMRACFSVNPIMPGVGLGADLVNDIDGTIRMVTATAFIVEPA, via the coding sequence ATGACGGGCGTCGCGCACGCGCATATCGGTGGCGCCGCGCTCCATGCGGCCCGCCTCTCGACCCGGGTCATGGACCTGGTCGACCGGCTGCTCGGCTTCGAGGCCGACGAGGCGGGTGCGCCCGACCGCGAGAGCGGCGGCATCACCGTCGAGTTCACGATCCTGCTGCCGGTCTTCCTGGCGATCTTCATGGCCTCCTTCGAGGCGTCGATGCTGCTGACCCGGCAAGTCATGCTGGAGCGCGGCGTCGACATGGCCACCCGCGACATCCGGCTCGACGGCGCCAGCGGTCTGAGCCAGATCGAGATGCGCGACGAGATCTGCGCCCGTGCGCGGATCCTTCCCGATTGCGCCAACAACCTCCTGATCGAACTGACCGAGATCGATCAGGATACCTACGACCTGCCGACCACCGACACGCCTTGCGTCGACCGCTCCGATGCGGATGACGAGACGGCGAACTGGATCGGCTCGCGCGCGGACAAGATGATCCTGATGCGCGCCTGTTTCTCGGTCAATCCGATCATGCCCGGCGTTGGGTTGGGCGCCGATCTCGTCAACGATATCGACGGGACGATCCGCATGGTCACTGCAACTGCCTTCATCGTGGAGCCCGCGTGA
- a CDS encoding TadE/TadG family type IV pilus assembly protein translates to MPTPLRSMSTRLDPWKAFLRDDGAMSVEAAIIMPCLMFLYVGGFSYFDGYRREAAVSRASYTVGDLLSRKEDSAITPKQLQGMERLFELLTFSEGESWMRVSELQRKGDTVEVVWSYASSGNPSLTNARLQSKLHRIPTLDNNERIVAVETFTHYTPFVTLGVQERVFDTFVATRQRWWPQLAMDPTGLPDNIVLAQGNCPEPEDAAGTYTSSGIAMTWEGQLMCGIDPTPVSASNGDNGFGNGDQDAPGNSLDNNNAENSDRDPPPGQ, encoded by the coding sequence ATGCCCACCCCCCTCCGCAGCATGTCGACCCGTCTCGACCCCTGGAAGGCGTTCCTTCGCGACGATGGCGCCATGTCCGTCGAAGCGGCGATCATCATGCCATGCCTGATGTTCCTCTATGTCGGCGGGTTCTCCTATTTCGACGGCTACCGCCGCGAGGCCGCGGTCTCGCGCGCCAGCTACACCGTGGGCGACCTGCTCTCCCGCAAGGAAGACAGCGCGATCACGCCTAAGCAGCTTCAGGGGATGGAGCGGCTCTTCGAGCTGCTGACCTTCTCGGAAGGCGAGTCCTGGATGCGGGTGAGCGAGCTTCAGCGGAAGGGCGACACGGTCGAGGTCGTGTGGTCCTACGCCTCCTCGGGCAATCCGTCGCTGACGAATGCCCGCCTCCAGTCGAAGCTGCATCGCATCCCGACGCTGGACAACAACGAGCGCATCGTGGCCGTCGAGACCTTCACCCACTACACGCCCTTCGTGACCCTGGGCGTGCAGGAGCGCGTCTTCGACACCTTCGTGGCCACGCGCCAGCGTTGGTGGCCGCAGCTTGCGATGGACCCGACGGGCCTGCCCGACAACATCGTCCTCGCCCAGGGCAACTGCCCCGAGCCCGAGGACGCGGCGGGGACCTACACCTCGTCCGGGATCGCGATGACCTGGGAAGGCCAGCTCATGTGCGGGATCGATCCGACGCCGGTCAGCGCCAGCAACGGCGACAACGGCTTCGGCAACGGCGATCAGGACGCGCCGGGCAACTCCCTCGACAACAACAACGCCGAGAACTCCGACCGCGATCCGCCTCCGGGCCAGTAG
- a CDS encoding sarcosine oxidase subunit beta family protein: MRFSAARVFWEGLTGNTGWTPHWRSPEPKSEYDIVIIGGGGHGLATAFYLAKEHGLTNVAVLEKGWIGGGNVGRNTTIVRANYGMPGNSEFYSHSLKLWEVMEQELNYNAMMSQRGVYNLFHSDGQRDAYARRGNTMINQGDDAHLLDRAAVRVRLPFLDHDNARFPVLGALYHGRGGTARHDAVAWGYARGADMRGVDIIQNCEVTGIDIEAGRVRGVQTTRGAIRAKKVGIVVAGRSSQVAAMAGLRLPIESHVLQAFVTEGLKPLIDTVVTFGMGHFYISQSDKGGLVFGGDLDFYASYAQRGNLPMAEHVMEAGMALMPMIGQAKMLRSWGGIMDMTPDGSPIIDRTPVDGLYLDAGWCYGGFKAVPGSGFSFAHLIATDTHHAPAARFRLDRFARGDLIDEEATGSQHNLH; the protein is encoded by the coding sequence ATGCGCTTCAGCGCCGCGCGGGTTTTCTGGGAAGGGCTGACCGGCAACACGGGCTGGACGCCGCATTGGCGCTCGCCCGAGCCGAAATCCGAATACGACATCGTCATCATCGGCGGCGGCGGCCACGGCCTCGCCACCGCCTTCTACCTGGCCAAGGAGCACGGGCTGACCAATGTCGCCGTGCTGGAAAAGGGCTGGATCGGCGGCGGCAACGTGGGCCGCAACACCACCATCGTGCGCGCCAATTACGGGATGCCCGGCAATTCGGAATTCTACTCCCACTCCCTCAAGCTCTGGGAGGTGATGGAGCAGGAGCTGAATTACAACGCGATGATGTCGCAGCGCGGCGTCTACAACCTGTTCCATTCCGACGGCCAGCGCGACGCCTATGCGCGCCGCGGCAACACCATGATCAACCAGGGCGACGACGCGCACCTTCTGGACCGCGCCGCGGTGCGCGTCCGCCTGCCCTTCCTCGACCACGACAACGCGCGCTTCCCGGTGCTGGGCGCGCTCTATCACGGCCGCGGCGGCACGGCCCGGCACGACGCCGTGGCCTGGGGCTATGCCCGCGGGGCGGATATGCGGGGCGTCGACATCATCCAGAATTGCGAGGTGACCGGCATCGATATCGAGGCCGGTCGCGTGCGCGGCGTGCAGACCACGCGCGGCGCGATCCGCGCGAAAAAGGTGGGCATCGTCGTCGCCGGGCGCTCGTCCCAGGTCGCGGCGATGGCCGGGCTGCGCCTGCCGATCGAGAGCCATGTCCTGCAGGCCTTCGTGACCGAAGGGCTCAAGCCGCTGATCGACACGGTGGTGACCTTCGGCATGGGCCATTTCTACATTAGCCAGTCCGACAAGGGCGGGCTCGTCTTCGGCGGCGACCTCGACTTCTACGCCAGCTACGCGCAGCGCGGGAACCTGCCCATGGCCGAGCACGTGATGGAGGCCGGCATGGCGCTGATGCCGATGATCGGACAGGCGAAGATGCTGCGCTCCTGGGGCGGGATCATGGACATGACGCCCGACGGCTCGCCGATCATCGACCGCACGCCGGTCGATGGTCTCTATCTCGATGCGGGCTGGTGCTATGGCGGCTTCAAGGCGGTGCCCGGCTCGGGCTTCAGCTTCGCCCACCTGATCGCCACCGACACCCATCACGCGCCCGCCGCGCGCTTCCGTCTCGATCGCTTCGCCCGCGGCGACCTGATCGATGAGGAAGCGACCGGGTCGCAGCACAACCTGCATTGA
- a CDS encoding sarcosine oxidase subunit delta, giving the protein MRLKCPLCGDRDRREFYYMGHETYLDRPADPDWSEAWDAYLHLRDNPAGPTRDLWQHEAGCGAWLLVERDTVTHDVLSVRLAREGTA; this is encoded by the coding sequence ATGCGCCTGAAATGCCCCCTCTGCGGCGACCGCGACCGGCGGGAGTTCTACTACATGGGCCACGAGACCTATCTCGACCGCCCCGCCGATCCCGACTGGTCCGAGGCCTGGGACGCCTATCTGCACCTGCGCGACAATCCCGCCGGGCCGACCCGCGACCTCTGGCAGCACGAGGCCGGCTGCGGCGCCTGGCTCCTGGTCGAGCGCGACACCGTCACCCATGACGTGCTTTCGGTGCGCCTCGCGCGGGAGGGCACGGCGTGA
- a CDS encoding sarcosine oxidase subunit alpha family protein — MRLKTGGLIDRDTTLRFTFDGRRYDAHPGDTVASALLAAGTKLMGRSFKYHRPRGPLTHDSAEPNALITTHSGARAVPNTRATVQEVFAGLETRSQNAWPSLARDAMAVNDFAAPFLGAGFYYKTFMWPKAAWEKLYEPIIRRAAGLGALSGQPDPWRQEKAFAHCDLLVIGGGPAGLMAALAGAEAGADVILCEEADRPGGRLLAERETVDGRPGTEWVAAMEARLRAAGVRIMTRTTVTGAYDGGTYGALERVSHHLPDPHPDLPRDCFWRIAARRAVLAAGALERPVAFPVNDRPGIMLAGSLRAYANRWAVAAGERVAVFANNDDAHRTALDLMEAGVEIAAVIDPREGVAAQGDYPLIRGEVTNSTGRLGLTGVEIRTASGTRKLACDALGVSGGWNPTIHLTCHTGARPEWHAPLAAFLPRDGAVPGLQVAGAAAGRFDTHAALESGRDAAVACLRGWDARPCTVAIPEARRDAGAIAPLWAVEAPRDARHRAWLDFQNDVTVKDIHQAATENFRSVEHMKRYTTQGMATDQGKSSNVAALAILADATGRGIPETGTTTFRPPFVPVPISAMGAGAQGAGFAPARRTTSDPAMRDRGAPMIETGLWYRPGWFPKAGEDWLAACTREAAMVRESVGVADVSTLGKIDIQGPDAAALLDLVYANGFSTLKPGRVRYGLMLREDGLVMDDGTTARLGPEHFVMTTTTAAAGPVMRHLEFVAQCLRPDWRVALVSTTEAWAQFSVAGPRARELVQAVVAEPVTAETFPFMGCGPVTVRGVPGRLFRISFSGEHAYEIAVPSRYGAALWDELVARAEALGGGPYGMEALNVLRIEKGFVTHSEITGRVSAFDIGMDRMISAKKDCIGKAASRRPALRTDREEMVGLRALDATTKITAGAHLFRQGDAPTRANDQGYVTSPCFSPALGRYIALGFLLNGRARHGERVLLIDHLRGHRCEAEICDPVQFDPEGGRARD; from the coding sequence GTGAGGCTGAAGACCGGCGGGCTGATCGACCGCGACACGACCCTGCGCTTCACCTTCGACGGGCGCCGCTACGACGCGCATCCCGGCGACACCGTGGCCTCGGCCCTGCTGGCGGCGGGCACGAAGCTGATGGGGCGCAGCTTCAAGTACCACCGCCCGCGCGGGCCGCTCACCCATGACAGCGCCGAGCCCAATGCGCTCATCACCACGCATTCCGGCGCCCGCGCCGTGCCCAACACCCGCGCCACCGTGCAGGAGGTCTTCGCCGGGCTCGAGACGCGCAGCCAGAACGCGTGGCCCTCGCTCGCCCGCGACGCGATGGCGGTGAACGATTTCGCCGCGCCGTTCCTCGGGGCGGGGTTCTACTACAAGACCTTCATGTGGCCGAAGGCGGCCTGGGAGAAGCTTTACGAGCCGATCATCCGCCGCGCGGCCGGGCTGGGCGCCCTGTCGGGCCAGCCGGACCCGTGGCGCCAGGAGAAGGCCTTCGCCCATTGCGACCTGCTGGTGATCGGCGGCGGACCGGCGGGGCTGATGGCGGCGCTGGCGGGGGCCGAGGCCGGGGCGGACGTGATCCTCTGCGAGGAGGCCGACCGCCCGGGCGGCCGACTGCTGGCCGAGCGCGAGACCGTGGACGGCCGACCCGGCACGGAGTGGGTCGCGGCCATGGAGGCGCGGCTGCGCGCGGCAGGCGTCCGCATCATGACCCGCACCACCGTCACCGGCGCCTATGACGGCGGCACCTACGGCGCGCTGGAGCGGGTCTCGCACCACCTGCCCGATCCGCATCCCGACCTGCCGCGCGACTGCTTCTGGCGCATCGCCGCACGCCGCGCGGTGCTGGCGGCCGGCGCGCTGGAACGGCCCGTCGCGTTTCCCGTGAACGACCGCCCCGGCATCATGCTGGCGGGCAGCCTGCGCGCCTATGCGAACCGCTGGGCCGTCGCGGCGGGCGAACGCGTCGCGGTCTTCGCCAACAATGACGACGCGCATCGCACGGCGCTGGACCTGATGGAGGCGGGGGTCGAGATCGCCGCCGTCATCGACCCGCGCGAAGGCGTCGCGGCGCAGGGCGATTACCCGCTGATCCGGGGCGAGGTCACGAACAGCACCGGCCGCCTCGGCCTGACCGGCGTCGAGATCCGCACCGCCTCCGGGACCCGCAAGCTCGCCTGCGACGCGCTGGGCGTCTCGGGCGGCTGGAACCCGACGATCCACCTGACCTGCCACACCGGCGCACGGCCCGAATGGCATGCGCCCCTCGCCGCGTTCCTGCCCCGGGACGGCGCGGTGCCCGGCCTGCAGGTCGCGGGCGCCGCGGCGGGCCGGTTCGACACCCATGCCGCGCTGGAAAGCGGCCGCGACGCCGCCGTCGCGTGCCTGCGCGGGTGGGACGCGCGGCCCTGCACTGTCGCGATCCCCGAGGCGCGGCGAGACGCCGGCGCCATCGCGCCGCTCTGGGCCGTGGAGGCGCCGCGGGATGCGCGCCACCGCGCCTGGCTCGACTTCCAGAACGACGTGACCGTCAAGGATATCCACCAGGCCGCGACGGAGAACTTCCGCTCGGTCGAGCACATGAAGCGCTACACCACGCAGGGCATGGCGACCGACCAGGGCAAGAGCTCGAACGTGGCGGCGCTGGCGATCCTGGCCGACGCGACCGGGCGCGGCATTCCCGAGACCGGGACCACCACCTTCCGCCCGCCCTTCGTGCCGGTGCCGATCAGCGCGATGGGCGCGGGCGCGCAAGGCGCGGGCTTCGCGCCCGCGCGACGCACGACCTCGGACCCGGCGATGCGCGACCGCGGCGCGCCGATGATCGAGACCGGGCTCTGGTATCGGCCCGGCTGGTTCCCCAAGGCCGGCGAGGACTGGCTGGCCGCCTGCACCCGCGAGGCCGCGATGGTGCGCGAGAGCGTGGGCGTGGCCGACGTGTCGACGCTGGGCAAGATCGACATCCAGGGACCGGACGCCGCCGCCCTTCTCGACCTCGTCTACGCCAACGGCTTCTCGACGCTGAAGCCGGGGCGCGTGCGCTATGGGCTGATGCTGCGCGAGGATGGGCTGGTGATGGATGACGGCACCACCGCGCGGCTGGGCCCCGAGCATTTCGTGATGACGACCACCACCGCGGCGGCGGGGCCGGTGATGCGGCATCTGGAATTCGTCGCGCAATGCCTGCGCCCCGACTGGCGCGTCGCGCTGGTCTCGACCACCGAGGCCTGGGCGCAGTTCTCGGTCGCGGGGCCCCGGGCCCGCGAGCTGGTGCAGGCGGTCGTGGCCGAGCCCGTCACGGCCGAGACATTCCCCTTCATGGGCTGCGGCCCCGTCACCGTGCGGGGCGTGCCGGGCCGGCTGTTCCGCATCTCCTTCTCCGGCGAGCATGCCTACGAGATCGCCGTGCCGTCCCGCTACGGCGCCGCGCTCTGGGACGAGCTGGTGGCGCGGGCCGAGGCGCTGGGCGGCGGGCCCTACGGGATGGAGGCGCTGAACGTCCTGCGCATCGAGAAGGGCTTCGTGACCCATTCCGAGATCACCGGCCGGGTCAGCGCCTTCGATATCGGGATGGACCGCATGATCTCGGCCAAGAAGGATTGCATCGGCAAAGCCGCGAGCCGCCGGCCCGCCCTGCGGACCGACCGCGAGGAGATGGTGGGCCTGCGCGCGCTGGATGCGACCACGAAGATCACCGCCGGCGCGCACCTCTTCCGCCAGGGCGACGCGCCGACCCGGGCCAACGACCAGGGCTACGTGACCTCGCCGTGCTTCTCGCCCGCGCTGGGCCGTTACATCGCGCTGGGTTTCCTTCTGAACGGCCGCGCGCGGCATGGCGAGCGGGTGCTGCTGATCGACCATCTGCGCGGGCATCGCTGCGAGGCGGAAATCTGCGACCCGGTCCAGTTCGACCCCGAGGGAGGACGCGCCCGTGACTGA
- a CDS encoding sarcosine oxidase subunit gamma: MTDLTARAPAADLLPATHGRCSLSEEWPDAITALTAWDGSAALPGPGESVATETGLTLWSGRRQALHIGPPPPPQPGAAQADQTDGWCVMVLSGEDAAEVLARLTPLDLNPAIFKPGRSARSLLGHMNALFHRIDERSFRILVFRSMAGSAVHELTRAMRGVAARRG, translated from the coding sequence GTGACTGACCTGACCGCGCGCGCCCCCGCCGCCGACCTGCTGCCCGCGACCCACGGCCGCTGCAGCCTGTCCGAAGAATGGCCCGACGCGATCACGGCGCTCACCGCCTGGGACGGGTCGGCGGCACTGCCCGGGCCGGGCGAGAGCGTGGCGACCGAGACCGGTCTGACCCTTTGGTCGGGCCGCCGCCAGGCGCTGCATATCGGGCCCCCGCCCCCGCCGCAGCCCGGGGCGGCGCAGGCCGATCAGACGGATGGCTGGTGCGTGATGGTTCTGTCGGGCGAAGACGCGGCGGAGGTGCTGGCCCGGCTGACACCGCTCGACCTGAACCCCGCGATCTTCAAGCCGGGCCGCAGCGCCCGCTCGCTGCTGGGGCATATGAACGCGCTGTTCCACCGGATCGACGAGCGAAGTTTCCGGATCCTCGTCTTCCGCTCGATGGCGGGCAGCGCGGTGCATGAATTGACACGCGCGATGCGCGGCGTCGCCGCGCGCCGAGGCTAG
- the dnaG gene encoding DNA primase: protein MRLPDSFLDDLRNRLSLSAVVGRKVVWDMKKTNQAKGDWWAPCPFHQEKSASFHVDDRKGFYYCFGCQAKGNLFGFVQESENVSFMEAVEMLAAEAGMEMPARDPKAAEKADRRTELARVTEAAAKWFRLQLATGAAAEARAYLDQRGLTQATLETFEIGFAPPGWTGLTDALTAKGIAFELIEAAGLAGENDRGKRFDKFRNRIIFPIRDARGRCIGFGGRAMDPEDRAKYLNSPETELFDKGSNLYNIGPARAAAGKGQTLLVAEGYMDVIALAQAGFEAAVAPLGTAVTERQLQMLWRASPEPVVALDGDAAGQKAGLRVADLALPLVEAGHALRFAILPAGQDPDDLIRAEGPEAMQTVIDAAKPMLALLWQRATEGRVFDSPERRAMLDQELRTLVRQIKDPGLRRHYGEEIARLRAELFGLAPQPAAASRGPQGRGFRPWTPGKRWQPPPQATASTRASALASGAMAPEILLEQVVLAGLIRWPALLEEFADRIEGDPWANPGTAALVETLLRADPADLAADPAAMLGPDALESLLAQRHVRISPVLRSVEDARLCIDDALARLRSRRGADRERREAMEDFEDGADEALTWRLAEAARRLEAVQRTRRTDDDSSEDSAGMSEYLQGLLDTEVWKKPRKK from the coding sequence ATGCGCCTGCCAGACAGCTTTCTCGACGACCTCCGCAACCGGCTGAGCCTCAGCGCGGTCGTCGGGCGCAAGGTCGTCTGGGACATGAAGAAAACGAACCAGGCGAAGGGCGACTGGTGGGCGCCCTGCCCCTTCCACCAGGAAAAATCCGCGAGCTTCCATGTCGATGACCGGAAGGGGTTCTATTACTGCTTCGGCTGCCAGGCGAAGGGCAACCTCTTCGGCTTTGTGCAGGAGAGCGAGAACGTCTCTTTCATGGAGGCGGTCGAGATGCTGGCCGCCGAGGCCGGGATGGAGATGCCCGCCCGCGATCCGAAAGCCGCCGAGAAGGCCGACCGCCGGACCGAACTGGCCCGCGTCACCGAGGCCGCGGCCAAATGGTTCCGGCTGCAGCTGGCCACCGGGGCTGCGGCGGAGGCACGCGCCTATCTCGACCAGCGCGGCCTGACGCAGGCTACCCTCGAAACCTTCGAGATCGGCTTCGCGCCCCCGGGCTGGACTGGCCTGACGGATGCGCTCACCGCCAAGGGCATCGCCTTCGAGCTGATCGAGGCGGCGGGACTGGCGGGCGAGAACGATCGCGGCAAACGCTTCGACAAGTTCCGCAACCGGATCATCTTCCCGATCCGCGATGCGCGGGGCCGCTGCATCGGGTTCGGCGGGCGCGCGATGGATCCCGAGGACCGCGCGAAATACCTCAATTCGCCCGAGACCGAGCTCTTCGACAAGGGCTCCAATCTCTACAATATCGGGCCCGCGCGGGCCGCGGCCGGCAAGGGGCAGACCCTGCTGGTGGCCGAGGGCTACATGGACGTGATCGCGCTGGCGCAGGCCGGGTTCGAGGCGGCGGTCGCGCCCCTTGGGACCGCGGTGACCGAACGGCAGCTGCAGATGCTCTGGCGCGCCTCGCCCGAGCCGGTGGTCGCGCTCGACGGCGACGCGGCGGGCCAGAAGGCCGGGCTGCGCGTGGCCGATCTGGCGCTGCCGCTGGTCGAGGCGGGCCACGCGCTGCGCTTCGCCATCCTGCCCGCCGGACAGGACCCAGACGACCTAATCCGCGCCGAGGGCCCCGAGGCGATGCAGACGGTGATCGACGCGGCCAAGCCGATGCTGGCGCTGCTGTGGCAGCGGGCGACCGAGGGCCGCGTATTCGACAGCCCGGAGCGCCGCGCCATGCTGGACCAGGAGCTTCGCACCCTCGTCCGCCAGATCAAGGATCCGGGGCTGCGCCGTCACTACGGCGAGGAAATCGCGCGGCTGCGGGCCGAGCTCTTCGGCCTTGCGCCCCAGCCCGCGGCCGCGTCGCGCGGGCCGCAGGGCCGCGGCTTCCGGCCCTGGACCCCCGGCAAGCGATGGCAGCCGCCGCCGCAGGCCACCGCGTCGACGCGGGCTTCGGCCCTGGCGTCGGGTGCGATGGCGCCCGAGATCCTGCTGGAACAGGTGGTCCTGGCCGGGCTCATCCGCTGGCCCGCCCTGCTCGAGGAATTCGCCGACCGGATCGAGGGCGACCCCTGGGCCAATCCCGGAACCGCCGCGCTGGTCGAGACGCTCCTGCGCGCAGACCCGGCGGACCTGGCGGCCGATCCCGCCGCGATGCTGGGACCGGATGCCCTTGAATCGCTTCTCGCTCAGCGCCATGTCCGCATCTCTCCGGTTCTGCGAAGTGTCGAGGATGCGCGGCTTTGCATCGACGACGCGCTGGCGCGACTTAGGTCCAGACGTGGCGCCGACCGCGAACGGCGCGAGGCGATGGAGGATTTCGAAGACGGCGCCGACGAGGCGCTGACCTGGCGTCTGGCCGAGGCCGCGCGCCGCCTGGAGGCGGTTCAGCGGACGCGGCGGACAGATGATGATTCGAGCGAGGACTCGGCGGGAATGTCCGAATACTTGCAGGGCCTTCTGGACACAGAGGTCTGGAAGAAGCCGCGTAAGAAGTGA